In Ananas comosus cultivar F153 linkage group 10, ASM154086v1, whole genome shotgun sequence, the following proteins share a genomic window:
- the LOC109716062 gene encoding pectinesterase inhibitor-like has translation MATIVQYYLLTLFLINIFLFHIPLSKAGVDFIVNTCKHTQNSGFCVAALESDRRSFNASTVAELTGIAIEIATAAAASTLSRINDLADQDPGTAAEEALKQCAQLYGNAIDDLEEAGKDVRSGDYSGAAEPVDSAWEVPRSCEDAFADRSLSSPVAAEDKDVDVKCGLCFDLVDLLNS, from the coding sequence ATGGCTACTATTGTCCAATATTACCTTCTCACTCTTTTCCTcataaatattttccttttccACATACCGTTGTCTAAAGCCGGCGTTGACTTCATAGTCAACACATGCAAGCACACCCAGAACTCCGGCTTCTGCGTAGCGGCCCTCGAGTCCGACCGCCGCAGCTTCAACGCCTCCACGGTCGCTGAGCTCACGGGAATCGCCATCGAAATTGCCACCGCAGCAGCGGCCTCGACGCTCTCGCGGATCAACGACCTCGCGGACCAAGACCCCGgcacggcggcggaggaggcccTGAAGCAGTGCGCGCAGCTGTACGGGAATGCGATCGACGACCTCGAAGAGGCGGGGAAGGACGTCCGGTCGGGGGACTACAGCGGCGCCGCCGAGCCCGTGGATAGCGCCTGGGAGGTGCCGCGGAGCTGCGAGGATGCCTTCGCCGACCGCTCGCTGAGTTCgccggtggcggcggaggataAGGATGTGGATGTCAAGTGTGGGCTTTGCTTTGATCTTGTAGACCTGTTGAATAGCTAA
- the LOC109715953 gene encoding piriformospora indica-insensitive protein 2-like isoform X2, giving the protein MRRSTSSYLLLLLLLLLLCFCCSEAGETGAPMEKGEQEALFAAIGSFVGNWWNGSELYPDPCGWTPIQGVSCDLFDGLWYITVLNIGPVLENSLQCAPDAKFGAEIFDLKHLKALSLYNCFSVDRPSSIPPSGWESLSNSLETLEFRSNPGLVGPIPPLVGQLTNLRSLVMVENGLTGELPREIGNLFNLRRLVLSGNKFSGRIPTSLGQLSSLLKLDLSSNSLNGSLPFELANLKNLTLLDLRNNNLSCGSDRSLNGMVSLQDLLLSNNPFGGTLIEFTWENMLSLTTLDLSYMGLTGKIPETMTSLRGLRFLALDNNHLTGVVPRDLETLPNLSALYLNGNNFTGRLGFSAGFYDKMGRRFASWGNPNLCYDVAVTGVGKAPLGVQQCKGVQQASDGDSGLRNKVDSKNPDANANSSLLASFGLSGSKIDGFWWVLVVQEIVAAFLLVMVL; this is encoded by the exons ATGAGGAGAAGCACTTCTTCttatctgctgctgctgctgctgctgctgctgctctgtTTCTGCTGCTCAGAAGCAGGGGAAACAGGGGCTCCAATGGAGAAGGGGGAGCAAGAAGCGCTTTTCGCGGCGATCGGAAGCTTCGTCGGAAATTGGTGGAATGGATCTGAGCTCTATCCTGACCCTTGTGGATGGACCCCAATTCAG GGAGTATCATGTGATCTCTTTGATGGATTGTGGTACATCACAGTTCTAAACATCGGGCCGGTCCTCGAAAACTCGCTTCAATGCGCTCCCGACGCGAAATTCGGCGCCGAGATCTTCGATCTCAAGCATttaaaagctctctctctctacaattgCTTCTCCGTCGACCGACCGTCGTCGATTCCGCCCTCCGGTTGGGAGTCTCTCTCAAACAGCTTGGAAACACTCGAGTTCCGGTCGAACCCGGGTCTCGTCGGGCCGATCCCGCCCTTAGTCGGCCAACTCACCAATCTCCGATCACTCGTCATGGTCGAAAACGGCCTAACCGGAGAGCTCCCTCGCGAAATCGGCAACTTGTTCAATCTCCGACGGCTCGTGCTCTCCGGGAACAAGTTTTCGGGCCGAATTCCGACTTCCCTTG GTCAATTGAGCTCGCTCTTAAAGCTCGATCTAAGTAGCAATTCACTCAATGGGAGCCTCCCTTTCGAGCTCGCGAACTTGAAGAATCTCACACTCTTAGATCTCAGGAACAATAACTTATCCTGCGGGTCGGATCGATCGCTTAACGGAATGGTCTCTCTGCAAGATTTGCTCCTCTCGAACAATCCGTTCGGCGGTACTTTGATCGAATTCACGTGGGAGAACATGTTGAGTCTCACCACATTGGATCTTTCTTACATGGGTCTCACCGGAAAGATCCCCGAAACAATGACAAGTTTGCGGGGATTGAGGTTCTTAGCATTGGACAACAATCACTTAACCGGCGTCGTTCCGCGGGATCTCGAAACTTTGCCTAACTTAAGTGCTCTTTACCTCAATGGGAACAACTTCACCGGAAGGCTCGGGTTCTCCGCAGGATTCTACGACAAAATGGGGAGGAGATTTGCGTCGTGGGGCAACCCGAATTTGTGTTACGATGTCGCGGTGACGGGTGTAGGGAAGGCCCCTCTTGGTGTGCAACAATGCAAGGGTGTGCAACAAGCTTCGGATGGCGATTCGGGTTTGCGAAACAAGGTGGATAGCAAGAACCCGGATGCGAACGCGAATTCGAGCTTGTTGGCTTCGTTCGGGTTATCGGGTTCTAAAATCGACGGATTTTGGTGGGTTCTTGTTGTTCAAGAGATCGTCGCGGCGTTTCTTTTGGTTATGGTATTgtag
- the LOC109715953 gene encoding piriformospora indica-insensitive protein 2-like isoform X1, giving the protein MRRSTSSYLLLLLLLLLLCFCCSEAGETGAPMEKGEQEALFAAIGSFVGNWWNGSELYPDPCGWTPIQGVSCDLFDGLWYITVLNIGPVLENSLQCAPDAKFGAEIFDLKHLKALSLYNCFSVDRPSSIPPSGWESLSNSLETLEFRSNPGLVGPIPPLVGQLTNLRSLVMVENGLTGELPREIGNLFNLRRLVLSGNKFSGRIPTSLGNNNNHSSTELLILDLSRNSLTGSLPPSLGQLSSLLKLDLSSNSLNGSLPFELANLKNLTLLDLRNNNLSCGSDRSLNGMVSLQDLLLSNNPFGGTLIEFTWENMLSLTTLDLSYMGLTGKIPETMTSLRGLRFLALDNNHLTGVVPRDLETLPNLSALYLNGNNFTGRLGFSAGFYDKMGRRFASWGNPNLCYDVAVTGVGKAPLGVQQCKGVQQASDGDSGLRNKVDSKNPDANANSSLLASFGLSGSKIDGFWWVLVVQEIVAAFLLVMVL; this is encoded by the exons ATGAGGAGAAGCACTTCTTCttatctgctgctgctgctgctgctgctgctgctctgtTTCTGCTGCTCAGAAGCAGGGGAAACAGGGGCTCCAATGGAGAAGGGGGAGCAAGAAGCGCTTTTCGCGGCGATCGGAAGCTTCGTCGGAAATTGGTGGAATGGATCTGAGCTCTATCCTGACCCTTGTGGATGGACCCCAATTCAG GGAGTATCATGTGATCTCTTTGATGGATTGTGGTACATCACAGTTCTAAACATCGGGCCGGTCCTCGAAAACTCGCTTCAATGCGCTCCCGACGCGAAATTCGGCGCCGAGATCTTCGATCTCAAGCATttaaaagctctctctctctacaattgCTTCTCCGTCGACCGACCGTCGTCGATTCCGCCCTCCGGTTGGGAGTCTCTCTCAAACAGCTTGGAAACACTCGAGTTCCGGTCGAACCCGGGTCTCGTCGGGCCGATCCCGCCCTTAGTCGGCCAACTCACCAATCTCCGATCACTCGTCATGGTCGAAAACGGCCTAACCGGAGAGCTCCCTCGCGAAATCGGCAACTTGTTCAATCTCCGACGGCTCGTGCTCTCCGGGAACAAGTTTTCGGGCCGAATTCCGACTTCCCTTGGTAATAACAACAATCACAGTTCAACTGAGCTCTTGATATTGGATCTTAGTAGGAATTCGCTAACTGGTTCTCTACCTCCGTCGCTAGGTCAATTGAGCTCGCTCTTAAAGCTCGATCTAAGTAGCAATTCACTCAATGGGAGCCTCCCTTTCGAGCTCGCGAACTTGAAGAATCTCACACTCTTAGATCTCAGGAACAATAACTTATCCTGCGGGTCGGATCGATCGCTTAACGGAATGGTCTCTCTGCAAGATTTGCTCCTCTCGAACAATCCGTTCGGCGGTACTTTGATCGAATTCACGTGGGAGAACATGTTGAGTCTCACCACATTGGATCTTTCTTACATGGGTCTCACCGGAAAGATCCCCGAAACAATGACAAGTTTGCGGGGATTGAGGTTCTTAGCATTGGACAACAATCACTTAACCGGCGTCGTTCCGCGGGATCTCGAAACTTTGCCTAACTTAAGTGCTCTTTACCTCAATGGGAACAACTTCACCGGAAGGCTCGGGTTCTCCGCAGGATTCTACGACAAAATGGGGAGGAGATTTGCGTCGTGGGGCAACCCGAATTTGTGTTACGATGTCGCGGTGACGGGTGTAGGGAAGGCCCCTCTTGGTGTGCAACAATGCAAGGGTGTGCAACAAGCTTCGGATGGCGATTCGGGTTTGCGAAACAAGGTGGATAGCAAGAACCCGGATGCGAACGCGAATTCGAGCTTGTTGGCTTCGTTCGGGTTATCGGGTTCTAAAATCGACGGATTTTGGTGGGTTCTTGTTGTTCAAGAGATCGTCGCGGCGTTTCTTTTGGTTATGGTATTgtag